The following proteins are encoded in a genomic region of Poecilia reticulata strain Guanapo linkage group LG11, Guppy_female_1.0+MT, whole genome shotgun sequence:
- the LOC103472741 gene encoding complement C1q tumor necrosis factor-related protein 3-like, whose amino-acid sequence MTFTLWLLLWFCGLTLAQDGLPQTEVATETGSCFPDMCKFLKEFGAMKEKQEAMETRQKETENQVLELKKKEVSNIAFSAAAGGSGHIGPLSIDTTLIYRRVIINVGNAYNQHTGIFAAPVPGIYYFTFFCHAGGSQVVSLALMKNNEVVVTVYDHKTSYDGADNGGNAAFLQLQQGDHVYIRLGANSHVWQNDHITTFSGILLRQL is encoded by the exons ATGACTTTCACTCTGTGGTTGTTACTGTGGTTCTGTGGTTTAACTTTGGCCCAGGATGGTTTACCTCAAACAGAAGTCGCTACTGAAACTGGGTCATGCTTTCCTGATATGTGTAAGTTCCTCAAAGAGTTTGGAGCCatgaaagagaaacaagaagCCATGGAAACGAGACAGAAGGAGACTGAAAACCAGGTTCTAGAACTGAAGAAGAAAG aagtgTCCAACATAGCATTTAGTGCTGCAGCTGGTGGCAGTGGACACATTGGACCCCTCAGCATAGACACAACATTAATCTACAGAAGAGTAATAATCAATGTGGGCAATGCCTACAATCAGCACACAG GTATATTTGCTGCACCAGTTCCAGGCATATACTACTTCACCTTCTTTTGTCATGCCGGAGGATCACAAGTTGTGAGTCTAGCCCTGATGAAGAACAATGAGGTTGTTGTGACTGTCTATGACCACAAAACATCATATGATGGGGCTGATAATGGAGGCAATGCAGCTTTCCTGCAACTGCAGCAAGGAGACCACGTGTACATCAGGTTGGGTGCGAACAGTCATGTCTGGCAGAACGATCACATCACCACTTTCAGTGGCATTCTTCTGCGTCAACTCTGA
- the LOC103472771 gene encoding complement C1q-like protein 2, protein MLVMFCGLTLAQDDVNEIETQLSFPEMSVLLQELGALKEKSEALETKLEETENQVLVLNEKASTKVVFSAEIGGNGAIGPYSTSKTLIYTSVLANLGNAYNQHTGIFVAPVRGMYYFSFFYHAGGGFPVGLDLMKNNQVVVRSAEHKSSYDFSDNGGNAAFVELQQGDHVYVQLDANHHVWGSGYSTTFSGFLLHQV, encoded by the exons ATGTTGGTGATGTTCTGTGGTCTAACTTTGGCCCAGGATGATGTTAATGAAATAGAAACACAGTTAAGTTTTCCTGAAATGTCAGTCTTGCTCCAAGAGCTCGGTGCT CTGAAAGAGAAAAGTGAAGCCTTGGAAACAAAGCTGGAAGAGACTGAAAACCAGGTACTGGTGCTTAATGAGAAAg CATCAACAAAGGTGGTTTTCAGTGCTGAAATAGGTGGGAATGGAGCCATTGGACCTTACAGCACATCAAAAACCCTGATCTACACAAGCGTACTAGCAAATCTGGGCAATGCCTACAATCAGCACACTG GTATCTTTGTTGCACCTGTTAGAGGCATGTACTACTTCTCCTTCTTCTATCATGCTGGTGGAGGATTTCCTGTGGGTCTGGACCTCATGAAGAACAATCAGGTTGTTGTGCGAAGCGCTGAACACAAGTCATCTTATGACTTTAGTGATAATGGAGGCAATGCAGCCtttgtggagctgcagcagggagaCCACGTCTACGTCCAGCTGGATGCAAACCACCATGTTTGGGGAAGTGGCTATTCAACGACTTTTAGTGGTTTTCTTCTGCATCAAGTCTGA